The Chromatiales bacterium genomic sequence AGCTGTTCGATGTCAGTGCACGTTCGGACGCCGATCGCGCGAGACATGACATCCAGGATGCGATCCGCCAGGCCTCGCCGGGCGTGGTGCAGGGCACCGCGCGCCTGATCGAGCGCCTGATCGAGAACAACTTCTCGCAGATCGCCTATGTACGCGACTACCACGGTGAACACTACGCGGACATCGGCCACGCCGAGCGCTTCATTGGCGCGGGCGTGGGGTTCGAGGAGATCCAGCTCCGCAATCTCATGTATTTCGCGTACCTCAACACCGTCGAGGAAGCCACCCAGGACCTCGATGTCGGCATCAAGATCTTCACGGGTCTGAACATCCGCCATGGGTTGCCCGCGCCCGTCGTGGTGCGGTTCGACTACCACGGCCAGGTGCCTGGCGCGCGCGAACGTGCCGTGCAGCACTGCCAGCGCGTGACCGGTGCGATCAAGGCGCGTTATGCGGATCTGTTCGATCGCGGCCTTCTGCATGTCATGCAGGTCGCGCGCGACTGCAACTCGGACGCGCCGATCGAACTTCTGGAATGCACCGTGAACACGGACACCAAGGCGGGGGCGCACTGATGAAAATCTGTCAGGTGGAACGACCGCTGGTCGCAACCAATCGCATCACGGGTCTCGAACACAAGCACCTGCAGGTGGTTCGCGACGGCTCGACGCTGCAGGTCGCTGTGGATTCGGTCGGCTGCATACCCGGCGACTGGGTGATCTGCGTCGGCAGTTCCGCTGCGCGCGAAGCGGCCGGGAGCAAGGAATATCCCAGTGATCTGACTATCGTCGGCATCATCGATTACTGGCCGCCCGAACAGGGCGGGGGCCAGGCCGGGGCGTCGTGATGGAAATCTTTCAGGTCGAATCGCCGCTGGTCACGACCAGCCGTGTGGACGGGCTCAAGCACATCAGCCTGCGCGTGCTGCGCAACTCGAGCGGCAAGCAGCAGGTGGCCGTGGACACGATCGGTGCGCGCCCGGGCAACTACGTCTTCACGGTCAGTGGTTCTGCGGCGCGTTACGCGGCCGGTGATTTCGGGATTCTCACTGATCTGACGATCGGCGGAATCATCGACTACTGGGACGAACAACCGGGCTCGGCGGGCGCGACGACGCAGGTCCCGACGAACGTTTGATGATCACAACTCAAGTTCACTAGGAGACACGAAGATGGCAACTGAAAACTACGGTATCGCACTGGGCATGATCGAGACGCGCGGGCTGGTGCCCGCCATCGAGGCCGCCGACGCCATGACCAAGGCGGCGGAGGTTCGTCTCATCAGCCGCGAGTTCGTTGGTGGCGGCTACGTCACCGTGATGGTGCGCGGCGAGACGGGTGCGGTGAACGCTGCCGTGCGTGCAGGCGCGGATGCCTGTGAGCGCGTCGGCGATGGTCTGGTCGCGGCGCACATCATTGCGCGTCCGCACCGCGAGGTGGAGCCGGTGCTTGCCAAGCCGTAACCGGCCGCACACACGCTCATTGGTAACGATTGACTCCTTTACTATCGGAGATAAGACGATGGCTAGCGAAAATTACGGTATTGCGCTCGGCATGATCGAGACCCGCGGTCTGGTTCCGGCGATTGAAGCTGCGGACGCAATGACCAAGGCCGCCGAAGTGCGACTGATCGGTCGTGAATTCGTCGGCGGTGGTTATGTCACCGTGCTGGTGCGCGGTGAGACCGGTGCCGTCAACGCGGCGGTCCGTGCCGGCGCCGATGCCTGTGAGCGCGTGGGTGACGGTCTGGTCGCGGCGCACATCATTGCGCGTCCGCACCGCGAGGTCGAACCGGTTCTGCCGACCGGCGGCGTCGCTTCGTCGGCCCGGGCCGCCTGAGCCCTGACGGTTTCGTCAGAGCGAACGGATGCCGGCATCGCCG encodes the following:
- a CDS encoding BMC domain-containing protein, translated to MASENYGIALGMIETRGLVPAIEAADAMTKAAEVRLIGREFVGGGYVTVLVRGETGAVNAAVRAGADACERVGDGLVAAHIIARPHREVEPVLPTGGVASSARAA
- a CDS encoding carboxysome peptide B, with amino-acid sequence MEIFQVESPLVTTSRVDGLKHISLRVLRNSSGKQQVAVDTIGARPGNYVFTVSGSAARYAAGDFGILTDLTIGGIIDYWDEQPGSAGATTQVPTNV
- a CDS encoding BMC domain-containing protein; the protein is MATENYGIALGMIETRGLVPAIEAADAMTKAAEVRLISREFVGGGYVTVMVRGETGAVNAAVRAGADACERVGDGLVAAHIIARPHREVEPVLAKP
- a CDS encoding carboxysome peptide A, whose amino-acid sequence is MKICQVERPLVATNRITGLEHKHLQVVRDGSTLQVAVDSVGCIPGDWVICVGSSAAREAAGSKEYPSDLTIVGIIDYWPPEQGGGQAGAS